Part of the Nocardioides perillae genome is shown below.
TGAGCGCCCGCGCCCGCCGGGCCCGGGCGCGACCCGGACATCCGTCGGGCGACCCGCGACGAAGGGGGAGTGACCGCGCGGCCCACCCGTGACAGGGTGGGCGCGCGGCAGCCGCGGCACGGTGCCGCGTCGACCGCACCAGGAGGAGACCGCCGTGCTGGGCAAGACGAAGAAGCCGACCGCGACCCACGACGAGACCGAGGGCGCTGCGGCCCCGCAGACCCGCGCCAGCCGCACCTCGCGCCCGCGCCCGTCGATCGACGTGACGGCCGCCGCCGTGCGCACCCGGGTCGCGCAGCTGCTGTGGCTGGTCGCGGTCGTCGCGGCCCTCTTCCTCGCCGTCGGCGCGCTGCTGGTCGCTCTCGACGCCAACGAGGCCAACGACCTGGTCGACTTCGTCGTCTCCGGCGCCGGGGTGGTCGACCTCGGCATCTTCTCCCGCGAGGCCGGCGAGGGGATCTTCGACTTCTCCGGCGACAACGCCGACACCAAGCGGGCCCTGGTCAACTGGGGCATCGGCGCCGTCGCGTGGCTGGTCGTCGGCAAGCTCGTCGAGCGCGTCGTCCAGCCCTGACCGACGCCCGCCCGGCCTGCCCGCACCACCCGTCGTACGCCTGCGGGGGCCTGTGACGTGAGCCACCGGTCGCATCCGTTCCGGTGCTCGTGACTCGCGGGTAGCCTCGCAGCACACCCGACTGCACAGGAGGGGCCTCCCCGGCCAACTGCCATGAACATTGTCGTTTGCGTGAAGTACGTGCCCGACTCGACGGGCGACCGACACTTCGAGGACGACGGCACGGTCGACCGTGTCGGCGTCGAGGGTCTGCTCTCGGAGCTCGACGAGTACGCCGTGGAGCAGGCGTTGCAGCTGAAGGAGAAGCGCGAGGGCGAGGACGTCACCGTCATCGCGCTGTGCGTGGGCCCGGAGAAGGCCACCGACGCCGTCCGCAAGGCGCTGCAGATGGGCGCCGACAAGGGCTACCTCGTCTCCGACGAGGCCATCGCCGGCTCCGACTACCTCGCCACGTCGCTGGTGCTCGCCGAGGCCGTGAAGAAGGTCGGCGAGACCGACGGCCAGGTCGACCTCGTGATGTGCGGCATGGCCTCGACCGACGCCTCCGGCTCGGTCGTGCCGGCGATGCTCGCCGAGCGCCTCGACCTGCCGCAGCTCACCTTCGCCGCCGTGGTGGAGAGCCAGGGCGACCAGGTGCGCATCAAGCGCGACTCCGACACCGCCACCGAGGTCGTCGGCGGCACGATGCCGCTGGTGCTCTCGGTGACCGACCAGACCGGCGAGGCGCGCTACCCCTCCTTCAAGGGGATCATGGCGGCGAAGAAGAAGCCGCTCGAGACCTGGTCGCTCGCCGACCTCGGCGTCGAGGCCGAGAAGGTCGGGCTGTCGGTGGCGTGGTCGGCCGTGGAGGACACCACCGCCCGTCCGCCGCGCACGGCCGGCGAGATCGTGACCGACGAGGACGGCTCGGGCGCCAAGGCGCTCACCGACTTCCTCGCCGCCAAGAAGTTCATCTGAGCAGGACGAGGAGAAGACATGTCTGAGGTCCTGGTCGTCGTCGACCACGTCGACGGCGCGGTCCGCAAGCCGACCCTCGAGCTGCTGGCCCTCGCCAAGCGCATCGGCGAGCCCGCCGCCGTGTTCTTCGGCAGCCCCGACAAGGGCGCCGAGGTCGCGAGCAAGCTCGGCCAGTTCGGCGCCGAGAAGGTCTACGTCGTCGACGACGCGCAGATCAAGGGCTACCTCGTGGCCCCGAAGGCCGAGGCCCTGCAGCAGCTGGTCGAGAAGACCAGCCCCGCCGCGGTGCTCTTCGTCTCCGGCTACGAGGGCAAGGAGGTCGCCGGTCGCCTGGCGATCAAGCTCGGCGCCGGCATCATCACCGACGCCGTCGACGTCGAGGCCGGCCCCGAGGGCCCGGTCACGACGCAGTCGGTCTTCGCGGGCAACTACACCGTCAAGGCGAAGGTCACCCACGGCACCCCGCTGATCACGGTCAAGCCCAACTCCACCTCGCCGGAGGAGTCCGGCGCGGCCGGCACGGTCGAGGAGTTCGCGGCGACCATCAGCGACGGCGCCAAGAAGGCGCAGATCGTCGCCCAGCAGCCCCGCAAGTCCTCGGGTCGCCCCGAGCTGACCGAGGCGGCCATCGTGGTCTCGGGCGGTCGCGGCACCGGCGGCAACTTCGAGCCCGTCGAGGGCCTCGCCGACGCCCTGGGCGCGGCGGTCGGCGCCTCGCGCGCCGCGGTCGACTCGGGCTGGATGCCCCACACCTTCCAGGTGGGACAGACCGGCAAGACCGTCTCGCCGCAGCTCTACGTCGCCAACGGCATCTCGGGTGCGATCCAGCACCGCGCCGGCATGCAGACCTCGAAGACGATCGTCGCGGTCAACAAGGACGAGGAGGCGCCGATCTTCGAGCTCGTCGACTTCGGCGTCGTCGGCGACCTGCACAGCGTGCTGCCGGCCGCGACCGAGCAGATCACCGCGCGCAAGGGCTGAGCCCCGCACCACCTCTCGAGACCGGAAGTCCCCGTGCACCTGGTGCACGGGGACTTCCGCTGTCCCGGGGGTTTGCTCACCCACCGGCACGCGCTCGTCAGCCGGGCAGGTCGACGTCGCACCCCGGGCCGCAGCGGCGCGGGCTGCCCTGCCAGCCGCGGCACCGCAGGACGCCGGCGACCACCGCCGCCAGGCGGCACGGGGTGAGCACCGTGCCCCACCGCGCCCGCAGGGTCAGGTCGCCTCGCGCCGCGCTCGCGAGGTCGCGCTCGAGGTCGCGCCACTGTGCGGCAGCAGGGTCGTGCCCCACGCGTCCGTCGAGCTCGACCCGGACGTCGTAGGCGTAGCGGACGTCGCAGTAGGTCACCGCGCCGGAGGCCTCGTCGAGCGTGCGCACCTGCCGCGCGCCCTCCGGGAGCCCGTGCGCACGCTCGACGTCGCGCAGGTAGCGGCGCTCCAGTGCCGAGCGGGCCCCTGCCGTGACGTCGCCGACCACCTCGGCGAGGAGCGCGCGCCGCGGGAGCCGGGTCATGGTGGCGAGGGTGGCGGCCAGCCGCGCGCCGGTGGTGCGCCGGCTCTGCACGACGTCGCCGAGCACCGCGGCCGCTGCGTCGTCCGTGCGGCACGCGGACGCCGCGGTGAGGGCGGCGTGCTCGAGCCGGGTGCGCGGAGGGTGGAGGCCGTCGCGCACCTGTGCTGCCCAGTCACCCAGACGTCGTACGCGCACGTCCGGCGCCGGACGTGCCCGCCGTGCCGCCGGCACGACCACGTGGACGACCCCGTCGTCGCGGTCGAGGAAGAGCCCGTCGGCCCGCAACGACGACCACCCCGAGAGCGCGGCCGGCGCGTGGGCCAGGACCGCTGCCCAGGCGCGCTGCTCTCGGGTCGGCGGACCGGTGTGGTCGACGAAGACGCCCGGGTGGATGCGCGCCCACTCGCGCCGACGCAGCTGCCGCGCGACGTGCACGTCGCCGAGCCCGAGGTCGCGTGCCTGGCGGCGGCTGACCACACCGGCCTGCCGCGACTGCAGGGCTCGCAGCCCGACGAGGTCCGCTTGGTCCACCCGAGAAGGGTGCCGCGAACCGCTCGGTCGTGCGCCCGGCCTGGGGTGAGCCTGTGGACGGCGGCGACACCGGACGTCCCTGTGCACCAGGTGCACGGGGACATCCGCTGTCTCCGCCTCGGCCACCGGGCGGCTCGCCCGGTCCTCACCGTGGACGGTCGCGGCCCGACCTCGCGCGGCAGACCTAGGCTCGGCACCATGGCTGAGACGGATGGCCCCGACGTCCTCGAGACCGCCCGGCGCGCGCGCGAGGCCTCGCGCGCGCTCGCGCTGGCGACCCGGCAGACCAAGGACGCCGCGCTCCACGCGATGGCCGACGCCCTGCTCGCGCAGGCCGCCACGGTGCTCGCGGCCAACGCCGAGGACGTCGCGCGCGCCGAGGAGGCGGGCACGGCGGCCGGCATCGTCGACCGGCTCCGCCTCGACGACGACCGGCTCGCGGGCATGGCGCAGGGCCTGCGCGACGTGGCGGCGCTGCCCGACCCCGTCGGCGAGGTGGTGCGCGGCGGCACGCTCCCCAACGGCCTCGAGCTGCGCCAGCTGCGGGTGCCCTTCGGCGTGGTCGGGATCATCTACGAGGCGCGCCCCAACGTCACCGCCGACGCCGCAGGCCTGTGCCTGAAGTCGGGCAACGCCGTGCTGCTGCGCGGTTCCTCGAGCGCCCGGTCGAGCAACGCGGCCGTCGTGGCCGTGCTGCGCGACGCGGTCGAGGGCGTCGGCCTGCCCGCCGACGTGGTGCAGCTCGTGCCCGGCGACACCCACGACTCGGTCAAGGCGCTCATGCGCGCCCGCGGCCTCGTCGACGTGCTGGTGCCGCGCGGCGGTGCCGGGCTCATCCGCAGCGTGGTCGAGGAGTCGACCGTGCCGGTGATCGAGACGGGGGTCGGCAACTGCCATGTGTACGTCGACCGCGCGGCCGACCTCGACAAGGCGCTCGCCGTCGTGATCAACGCCAAGACCCACCGCACCAGCGTGTGCAACGCCGCGGAGACGCTGCTCGTCCACGAGGACGTGGCCCACCAGTTCCTGCCCGTGGTCATCGAGGCGCTGCAGGAGCGCGGCGTGACGATCCACGGCGACGACCGGTTCTGCGAGTACGACGGCGTGGTGCCGGCCACCGACGAGGACTGGGCCGAGGAGTACCTCTCGCTCGACCTCGCGGCCGCCGTCGTCGGCGACCTCGACGAGGCGCTCGAGCACGTGCGCCGCTGGTCGAGCCAGCACTCCGAGGCGATCGTCACCGAGGACCAGGCGGCGGCGCGCCGCTTCGTCGCCGAGGTCGACTCCGCCGCCGTGCTCGTCAACGCCTCGACCCGCTTCACCGACGGCGGCGAGTTCGGCTTCGGCGCCGAGATCGGCATCAGCACCCAGAAGCTGCACGCCCGCGGCCCGATGGGGCTCCCGGAGCTCACCTCGACGAAGTTCGTCGTCACCGGCGACGGCCACGTGCGCTGACCGGCACCGACCGTCGGTGCGGCGGCGGGGCCGGACCCCCGGTATCCTCGACGCCATGCCGACGCTGACCTCCCCGCTCGTGACCCTCGCCGCCGAGGCCGGGCACTCCGAGCTGCCGATCCACCCCTACCTCATCGGCGCGATCACGCTCGCGGTCCTGCTCGCGCTGGTCATCGCCCTCGTCGCCTTCGGTGGCGGTCGCGAGCACTCCTGAGGTGCCGGCCGCGCAGCCCGCAGGTCCCGCGGCCGGGGCCCCTGCCGGCTCCGGGCCCCGTCGGGTGGGGGTCATGGGCGGCACCTTCGACCCCGTGCACCACGGCCACCTCGTGGCCGCCTCGGAGGTGCAGGCGTGGTTCGGCCTCGACGAGGTGGTCTTCGTGCCCACCGGCGACCCGTGGCAGAAGTCGGACCGCCAGGTCTCGGCGGCCGAGCACCGCTACTTGATGACGGTGGTCGCCACGGCGAGCAACCCCCGCTTCACCGTCAGCCGCGTGGACGTCGACCGCGCGGGCCCGACGTACACGATCGACACGCTGCGCGACCTCGCCGCGGCGATGCCCGACGCCGAGCTCTACTTCATCACCGGCGCCGACGCGCTGGCCGAGATCTTCACCTGGCGCGACGCCGCCGAGCTCTTCGAGCTCGCGAACTTCGTCGGCTGCACGCGCCCGGGCTACACCATGGACGACGCCACCCTGGCCGCCATCCCCGCCGACCGCGTGACGATGGTCGAGATCCCCGCGCTCGCCATCTCCTCCACCGACTGCCGCGAGCGCACCCGCCGCGGCGAGCCGGTGTGGTACCTCGTGCCGGACGGCGTCGTCCAGTACATCGCCAAGCACGACCTCTACGCCCGGAGCTGACACCGTGACCGCCACCGACCACGCCCTCGAGCTCGTGCAGGCCGCCGCCCGCGCGGCCAGCGACAAGCTCGCCCAGCAGATCGTCGCCTTCGACGTGAGCGAGCAGCTCGCGATCACCGACGCCTTCGTGCTCGCCTCGGCGAGCAACGACCGCCAGGTCAAGGCGGTGGTCGACGAGGTCGAGGACCGCCTGCGCGACCTCGGCGCCAAGCCCGTGCGCCGCGAGGGCCAGCGCGACGGCCGCTGGGTGCTCATCGACTACGGCGAGATCGTCGTGCACGTCCAGCACGAGGAGGAGCGCCGCTTCTACGCCCTCGAGCGGCTGTGGCGCGACTGCCCCACGATCTCGCTGCCTGAGGACGTCACCGGCCCGCCGGCGCAGGGCCAGGCCGTGACCGACCGCGGCGACCTCGACGACCGGGCGGACCTCGACGACCGCCCCGACCTGGACGACCCCGAGGCCCCGGCCCCGGCCCCGCCGTCGGCGTGAGCGCCACGCGCCTGCTCCTGCTGCGCCACGGCCGCACCGCCTGGAACGACGCGGCCCGCATCCAGGGCCAGGCCGACGCCCCGCTCGACGAGGTCGGCCACGCCCAGGCACGCGCCGTCGCGCCGGTGGTCGCCGCGATGCGGCCCGACGTGCTGTGGTCCAGCGACCTCTCGCGGGCGGCGGACACCGCGTCCTACCTCGCCCAGGCCGCGGGGCTCGTCCTCGTGCGCGACCGGCGGCTGCGCGAGACCGGGCTGGGGGAGCGGCAGGGCACGACGCACGCCGACTACGTCCGCGAGCACCCCGAGGAGTACGCCGCCTTCCGCGCCGGCGACTTCGACGTCGTGCCCGGCGGGGAGCGGGGCGCCGACGTGCGGGAGCGGATGGTGAGCGCCCTGCGCGACCTGCTCGACGCCGTGCCGGCGGGCGGGCTCGGCGTCGCCGTCACCCACGGCCACGCCGCCAAGCACGCGGTCGCGGGCCTCCTCGGCTGGCCGCCGGAGGCGCACCTGGGGCTGCACGGCCTCGACAACTGCGGCTGGGCACTGCTCGACCGCCCCAGCGGCGACGCCCCGCCCGGACCGCTGCGGCTGCGGGCGTGGAACCAGCACCTCGACGCCGTGCCCGACCCACGACCGGCCCCGCTGCCGACCCCCGATTTCGACTCGTCGGCGGGTTGTTGCTAGTGTTCCCGAGTCGTCAGGGCCCCCGGGCTCCGACGACCGGCTCGGGGCTGTGGCGCAGCTGGTAGCGCACCTGCATGGCATGCAGGGGGTCAGGGGTTCGAGTCCCCTCAGCTCCACCGAGACGACAGGCCGGTCACCGCACGCGGTGGCCGGCCTCTCGCGTCCTCGGAGCGGGACGCGCGGCTACCCTCGGCGCGTGCCCGCCGACCCGACCGCCGACCCCGCCCTGCCTGCCGCGCTGCCCACCTGGGACGACGCGGCCCGCCCCACCACCACGGCGTACGCCGAGGTCGACGCCGCCGCGCGGGCCCACGGCGACCACCTGCGGCTGATCCACGACGTGTACCGCGACGGCCTGCGCCGCGCCGCCGAGGTGCTCGGGCGCGTCGCCGACGGCACCGCGGAGGTGGGGGAGGCACGCTCCGCGCTGCACGACGTGGGGCTGCGCGCGGCCTACGACCAGCTCGGCTCCTTCTGCGGCCAGCTGTGCCGCGGCATCGAGGTGCACCACCGCATCGAGGACGCCCACCTCTACCCGGCGCTCCGCGCCGCCGACGAGGCGGAGCTCGGCGCGGTGCTCGACCGGCTCGTCGACGAGCACGACGTGGTGCACGCGCTGCTGCTGCACCTCGACGAGGCGTTGCTGCGCCTCGCGCGACCCGAGGCCGGCCCGGGCGACCTCGCGCACCTGCGGCACGGCTTCGACCACCTCGTGCGGCTGCTCGAGTCGCACTTCCGCTACGAGGAGGAGCAGCTCGGCGGCGCCCTCGGCGTGCACCGCGTGCCGGTCTGAGGGTGAGGCCCGGGTGAGGTGAGCCGGCGGCCGTTCGTGGGAACGTCCTTGCCGTGCACAACCTCACCGGGGCCGCGCTCGCCGCGGGCGACGCCGACCGGTCGCTGCGCCTCGACGCCGGCTGGGTCGACTACCTGCTGATCGGGCTCTACTTCGCCTTCGTGCTGGGCGTGGGCGTCCTGGCGCGCCGCTCGGTCTCGAGCAGCATCGACTTCTTCCTCTCCGGGCGCGCGCTGCCGGCGTGGGTGACGGGGCTGGCCTTCGTCTCGGCCAACCTGGGCGCGGTCGAGATCGTCGGGATGTCGGCCAACGGCGCCGACATCGGGCTGGCGACCATGCACTACTTCTGGGTCGGCGCCGTGCCCGCGATGCTCTTCCTCGGCGTCGTGATGATGCCGTTCTACTACGGCTCGAAGGTGCGCAGCGTCCCGGAGTTCATGCGGCGCCGCTTCGGCACGGGCGCCCACCTCGTCAACGCGCTCAGCTTCGCGGTGGCGCAGCTGCTCATCGCGGGCATCAACCTGTCGCTGCTCGCCGTGGTGCTGGAGGTGCTGCTCGGCTGGTCGCTCTACCTCAGCCTGGTGGTCGCCGCTGCGATCGTGCTGACCTACACCGCGCTGGGCGGGCTCTCGGCGGCGATCTACAACGAGGTGCTGCAGTTCTTCGTCATCGTCGCCGCCCTCGTGCCGCTCACCTTGCTGGCGCTCAACAGCGTGGGTGGCTGGAGCGGGCTGAAGGAGCGCGTGGCCGAGAGCCCCGGCGGCTCCGAGCAGCTCTCGACGTGGCCGGGCACGGCGCTCAGCGGCTTCGACAGCCCGATCCTCTCGGTCGTCGGCATCGTGCTCGGCCTCGGCTTCGTGCTGTCCTTCGGCTACTGGACGACCAACTTCGTCGAGGTCCAGCGGGCGATGGCGTCGAGCTCGATGTCGGCCGCGCGCCGGGCGCCGGTGATCGGCGCCTTCCCGAAGATGTTCATCCCCTTCGTGGTGGTCGTCCCGGGCATGATCGCCGCGGTCTCCGTGAGCGAGCTGGTCGACCTGAAGGCGGGGGAGGCCAACGGGGCGGAGTACGACGACGCGATCCTCTACCTGATGCGCGACCTGCTGCCCGACGGCATGCTCGGGGTCGCGATCGCCGGCCTGCTGGCCTCCTTCATGGCGGGCATGGCGGCCAACATCTCGGCCTTCAACACCGTCTTCTCCTACGACCTGTGGCAGCAGTACGTCGTGAAGGACCGGCCCGACGGCTACTACACGCGGGTGGGGCGCTGGGCCACCGTCGCCGCCACCGTGGCGGCCATCGGGACGGCGCGGCTCGCGGCGTCCTACGACAACATCATGGACTACCTCCAGACGCTCTTCGGCTTCTTCAACGCCCCCCTCTTCGCCACCTTCATCCTCGGCATGTTCTGGAAGCGGATGACGCCGACGGCCGGCTGGGCGGGGCTGGTGGCCGGCACGGCGTCGGCCATCGGCGTGTGGGTCCTGAGCGGCGACGTCACCGGCACCATCACCCTCGCGGGGCAGGGCGCGGCCTTCGTCGCGGCGGGGGTCGCCTTCGCCGTGGACATCGTCGTCAGCGTCGTCGTCAGCCTCGCCACCAGGCCCCGAGCGGAGTCCGAGCTGCGCGGCCTCGTCTGGTCGCTGACCCCGAAGGAGGACTTCCACGACCCGGAGGAGGCGACGCTGCCGTGGTGGCAGCGGCCCACCCGCCTCGCCGCGGTCGGCCTGGTCGTCGTCCTCGCCCTCAACGTCGCGTTCGCCTGAGGAGGCACCCGTGAGCAGCAGCGAGACCACCGGCGGCGCCGGGAGCGGGACGGGCGAGCGGGAGCCGCAGGCCCACCGGGCCGGGGCCTTCGACATCCGTGTCTTCATCGGCGCCCTGCTCGGCCTCTACGGCGCGATCCTCCTCGCCACGTCCGTCCTCGGCACGACCGAGGCGGAGCTCGAGAAGGCGGGCGGGGTCGACGTCAACCTGTGGACCGGCCTCGCGCTCCTCCTGGCCGCGGCCGCCTTCGTGGCGTGGGCGCGGCTGCGTCCCGTGGTCGTCCCGGCGGAGCCCGACGAAGCGGGCGAGGAGCCCTCTCCGCGCTAGCCTGCACCGTGCAACGACGTCGCCCCTGGCGTACGTCGAGGGTGCAGGACCGAGGGGCCGCCACGGGCGGTCGGGCAGGAGCAGCAGGGGTGTCACCGAGCGCAGGAGCGCGCAGCCCGCTGCCGGTCCTCGTCACCGCCGTCCTCGTGGTCGCGACCGCCCAGCAGCTGCTGATCCCGGTCATCGCGCCCCTCGCGCGCCAGGTGGGCCTCGCCGAGGTCTCGGTGGGCTTCGTGATGACCTGCGCGGCCCTCGTCTACGCCGTCACCAGCCCGCTGTGGGGGCGGGCCGTGGACCGCGTGGGCCACCGCCGGGTGCTCGTGGGCGGGCTGGTGCTCGCGCTGGCCGGGCTGGCCGGCTTCGCCGTCGTCAGCGACCTCGCGCTCGGCCGGCAGCTGCGCGGCGACCCCGCGATCGTCTCCCTCATGGTGCTGACCCGCAGCGTGCTCTTCGGCGCCGGCATGGGTGCGGTGCCGGTGGCCGCGATGTCGTGGGTCGCGGCCAACACGGCGACGACGAGCGAGCGGGTGGCGGGCCTGAGCCGCATCGGAGCGGTGCAGGGCCTCGCGATGGCGCTCGGCCCGGCCATCGGCGGCCTGCTGGCCGTGCTCGGGTTGCTGGCGCCCGTCTGGCTCGCCCCGGCGCTGGTCGTGCTGGTCCTCCTGGGCGTCCTCGTGGCCCTGCCGCGGCGCCCGCGTGCGGTGCCGGCCGTCGACGGCACGGGCGCGGCCGTCACGCCGCTGCCCCGGGTCGCGCTGCGGCCCTGGGACGCCCGGCTGTGGCCGGTGATGGTCGTCGGCTTCGGCATCTTCCTCAGCCTGGGGCTCACGGTGGTGCCCCTCGGCTTCCTGGTGCAGGACCGCCTCGGCGTGACCGGCACCGAGGCGGTCCGCGCCGCCGCGGTGGTCTCCTCCTGCGCCGGCATCGCGATGGTGGTGGTGCAGGGCCTCGTCGTCCCGCGGCTCGGCTGGGCGCCCTGGCGGCTGCTGCGCACCGGGGTGCCGGTCGCCGGGCTCGCCGTGCTGGGCCTCGTCGTCGCCGACACCCAGGTGTGGATGTGCGCGGCCATGGCGGGCGTCGCGGCGGGCGTCGGGCTCGCCGCCCCGGGCTACACCTCCTCGCCCACGCTGCTCGTCGGGCCCGACGAGCAGGGCTCGGTGGCGGGCCTGGTGCAGATGGTCACGGGTGCGACCTTCGTGCTCGGCCCGCTCAGCGGCTCCGCGCTCTACGCCGTGGCCCCGGAGCTGCCCTTCGTCGCCGCCGCCGTGATGTGCGGTCTCGGCACCGCCTTCGTGTGGGTGCGCCGCTCGCCGGTGCCGGCGGTCGCGGTCGGCGCCCCGGTGCCCGCGGCAGACCCCGAGGCCGCCCCCGCCACTGACCCCGAGGCCGACCCGACCGCCGCCACGCAGGCGGCGGCGACCGAGGAGGTCACGACCGCAGCCGCGGTCCGAACGTGAGGGAGAACGGGTCGGCCAGCAGGTGCAGCACGGGGCGGGCGCCGTCGAGCCAGCCCAGGGGACCGTCGGCCGGGAGCTCCCACGTCGCCGAGGCCCGTCGCACGCGCCCGCCCGCCCGGATGCGGGTCGCGACGGTCTCGCCGGCCAGGGTCTGCACGACCCGGCCGACCAGCGGCAGCGGCAGCCGGAGCGCCGGGCCGCGCGCCGCGGCGTACGTCGCGCGGGCCGCGACCCGGCCGTCGACCAGCGCCGCCGTGGTGGCGGCGCCGGCGCGGCCCGTCGGTGCGGCGGTGCCGTCCGGGAAGTCGGCGAGGTCCTTGGGGATGCCCCACAGCCCCCGGCCCCCGGCCAGGCTGACCTCGCTGTCGACCCAGATGTCGGTGATGCTGAGCGCGACGCCGCGCCCGTGCCGCGCGAGGACGCCGGCGAGGAGCTCGTGGTAGGCCATGAGTCCGGTCGGGGCGTAGTCGACGAACGCGGTGACGGCGAGGGCGCGGCCGCGCGCGACCAGCGGCCGGGCGCCGTCGGGCAGGGCCGGCACGCGCGCCGCGTCGACGCGCCAGGCACCGACCTGGCCGGTGCCCTCGAGGTCCCAGGGCTCGGGCGGGTAGGCGGTCACGACGAGACCTCCTCGGGGGTGCGGTGGACGACGTGCAGCGGCAGCAGCCGCAGGGCCGCCGGCGCGCCGGGCGGCACGACCGGCGCCCGCGGGGGCACCGGCGCGAGCCGCTCGTAGGGCGCGCCGAGCGGCGGCCGCGGGTCGCGCTCGCCCTTGTTGGGCCACAGTGCGGTCGCGCGCTCGGCCATCGCGGTGATGGTGAGCGAGGGGTTCACGCCGAGGTTGGCCGCGACGACGGAGCCGTCGACCACGTGCAGGCCGGGGTGGCCGTGCACGCGGTGGTAGGGGTCGACCACGCCGTGCTCCGCGTCGAGACCCACCGGGCAGCCGCCGGTGAAGTGCCCGGTGATCGGCACGTCGACGAGGTCGGTCACCCCGGCGCCGGCCACCCCGTCCATGTGGCGGGCGGCGCGGCGCGCGACGTCGTGCGCGGCCGGGATCCAGGTGGGGTTCGGCTCGCCGATGCCCTGCCGGGTCGTCATCCGCCGGCCCCAGGGACGCCGCACGGTGAAGGTGGTCAGCGAGTTGTCGAGGCTCTGCATCACCAGGAACGGCACGGTCTGCTGCGACCACCGGCGGGGGTCGTGCAGGCGCGGCAGGTCGCGCCGCTGCCGCCACAGCTCGCGCACTGCCAGGGCGAGCCGCGGCCGCCCCGGCTCGGGGTCGGTCAGGACCGCCATCATCAGGCCCATCGTGCCGGACCCCTTGCCGTAGCGGCACGGCTCGACGTGGGTGTCGCCGTCGACGTGCACGGAGGAGGTGATCGCCACGCCCTCGCTGTAGTCGACGTCGTCGCCGCGGGCGCGCACGCCCAGGATCTGCTCGGAGTTGGTGCGGGTGAGCTCGCCGAGGCGCGGCGAGAGGTGCGGCAGGCTGCCGCGGTCGCGCAACCGGTGGAGCAGCCGCTGGGTGCCGAGCGCGGCGGCGGAGAAGACCACGTGCTCGGCGGTGAAGGTGCGCCGGCCGGCCCCGCGGCGCCGGGCGGCGAGCCGGTCGGTGGGCCGCGTGGTCACGGCGTATCCGCCGCCCGGGAGCGGTCGCACGTCGGTGACCGTGGTGAGGGCGTGGACGACCGCCCCGGCACGCTCGGCGAGGTGGAGGTAGTTCTTGACCAGCGTGTTCTTCGCGCCATGGCGGCAGCCCGTCATGCACTCACCGCAGTGGCGGCAGGCGCGGCGCTCGGGCCCGACGCCGCCGAAGTAGGGGTCGGGCACGACCTCGCCGTCGGCCACGCCGTGGTCCTCGCCCAGGACGACGCCGACGTCGGTGGGGCCGAAGGTGTCCTCGACGCCGAGCTCCTCGGCGACCGCGCGCACGACGCGGTCGGCGGGGGTCGTGCGGGTGTACGTCGTGACGCCGAGCATGCGCCGCGCCTGGTCGTAGCAGGGGGCGAGCTCGTCGGCCCAGTCGGTGACGTGCGCCCAGTGCGGGTCGTCGAAGAAGGCGCGCGGCGGCTGGTAGAGCGTGTTGGCGTAGACCAGCGACCCGCCGCCGACCCCGGCGCCGCTGAGCACCAGCACGTTGCGCAGCAGGTCCACCCGCTGGATCCCGAGCAG
Proteins encoded:
- a CDS encoding sodium:solute symporter family protein, with amino-acid sequence MRLDAGWVDYLLIGLYFAFVLGVGVLARRSVSSSIDFFLSGRALPAWVTGLAFVSANLGAVEIVGMSANGADIGLATMHYFWVGAVPAMLFLGVVMMPFYYGSKVRSVPEFMRRRFGTGAHLVNALSFAVAQLLIAGINLSLLAVVLEVLLGWSLYLSLVVAAAIVLTYTALGGLSAAIYNEVLQFFVIVAALVPLTLLALNSVGGWSGLKERVAESPGGSEQLSTWPGTALSGFDSPILSVVGIVLGLGFVLSFGYWTTNFVEVQRAMASSSMSAARRAPVIGAFPKMFIPFVVVVPGMIAAVSVSELVDLKAGEANGAEYDDAILYLMRDLLPDGMLGVAIAGLLASFMAGMAANISAFNTVFSYDLWQQYVVKDRPDGYYTRVGRWATVAATVAAIGTARLAASYDNIMDYLQTLFGFFNAPLFATFILGMFWKRMTPTAGWAGLVAGTASAIGVWVLSGDVTGTITLAGQGAAFVAAGVAFAVDIVVSVVVSLATRPRAESELRGLVWSLTPKEDFHDPEEATLPWWQRPTRLAAVGLVVVLALNVAFA
- a CDS encoding FAD-dependent oxidoreductase translates to MSTAAAEDGGHGDRFDHDVVVVGSGFGGSVTALRLTEKGYRVAVLEAGRRFADHEFAATSWQLRDYLFKPSLGLLGIQRVDLLRNVLVLSGAGVGGGSLVYANTLYQPPRAFFDDPHWAHVTDWADELAPCYDQARRMLGVTTYTRTTPADRVVRAVAEELGVEDTFGPTDVGVVLGEDHGVADGEVVPDPYFGGVGPERRACRHCGECMTGCRHGAKNTLVKNYLHLAERAGAVVHALTTVTDVRPLPGGGYAVTTRPTDRLAARRRGAGRRTFTAEHVVFSAAALGTQRLLHRLRDRGSLPHLSPRLGELTRTNSEQILGVRARGDDVDYSEGVAITSSVHVDGDTHVEPCRYGKGSGTMGLMMAVLTDPEPGRPRLALAVRELWRQRRDLPRLHDPRRWSQQTVPFLVMQSLDNSLTTFTVRRPWGRRMTTRQGIGEPNPTWIPAAHDVARRAARHMDGVAGAGVTDLVDVPITGHFTGGCPVGLDAEHGVVDPYHRVHGHPGLHVVDGSVVAANLGVNPSLTITAMAERATALWPNKGERDPRPPLGAPYERLAPVPPRAPVVPPGAPAALRLLPLHVVHRTPEEVSS
- a CDS encoding MFS transporter, whose translation is MSPSAGARSPLPVLVTAVLVVATAQQLLIPVIAPLARQVGLAEVSVGFVMTCAALVYAVTSPLWGRAVDRVGHRRVLVGGLVLALAGLAGFAVVSDLALGRQLRGDPAIVSLMVLTRSVLFGAGMGAVPVAAMSWVAANTATTSERVAGLSRIGAVQGLAMALGPAIGGLLAVLGLLAPVWLAPALVVLVLLGVLVALPRRPRAVPAVDGTGAAVTPLPRVALRPWDARLWPVMVVGFGIFLSLGLTVVPLGFLVQDRLGVTGTEAVRAAAVVSSCAGIAMVVVQGLVVPRLGWAPWRLLRTGVPVAGLAVLGLVVADTQVWMCAAMAGVAAGVGLAAPGYTSSPTLLVGPDEQGSVAGLVQMVTGATFVLGPLSGSALYAVAPELPFVAAAVMCGLGTAFVWVRRSPVPAVAVGAPVPAADPEAAPATDPEADPTAATQAAATEEVTTAAAVRT
- a CDS encoding acetoacetate decarboxylase family protein, which encodes MTAYPPEPWDLEGTGQVGAWRVDAARVPALPDGARPLVARGRALAVTAFVDYAPTGLMAYHELLAGVLARHGRGVALSITDIWVDSEVSLAGGRGLWGIPKDLADFPDGTAAPTGRAGAATTAALVDGRVAARATYAAARGPALRLPLPLVGRVVQTLAGETVATRIRAGGRVRRASATWELPADGPLGWLDGARPVLHLLADPFSLTFGPRLRS